In the genome of Ignavibacteriales bacterium, one region contains:
- a CDS encoding WecB/TagA/CpsF family glycosyltransferase, protein MFGVTFSNLDYNSIVRLTEDSISNDEKISIGYVNPHTVRYASKNNILKENINSFTYNHIDGKGMEIACRIFFPHDDFKRLNWTDEAKKYLKQSEESEWKIFFLGSDEQTITTAIKKIKSDFPELKIAGHLNGFEDINDSTVKKINESTANILWVGLGSLRQEKWIVDNINSLNCNVIQSVGDLFGSLAGKRFRGPVLFQKLGLEWMFRLIQHPIKYFDRYAIGVPVFFFMILKQILSRNDKSISND, encoded by the coding sequence TTGTTCGGGGTTACATTTTCTAACCTGGATTATAACAGTATTGTCAGGTTAACTGAAGATTCAATTAGTAATGATGAAAAGATTTCAATCGGGTATGTTAACCCACATACAGTAAGATACGCTTCAAAAAATAATATTCTGAAAGAGAACATAAATTCATTCACATATAATCATATAGACGGGAAGGGGATGGAGATTGCCTGCAGAATATTTTTCCCGCACGATGACTTTAAAAGATTAAACTGGACTGATGAGGCAAAAAAATATTTAAAACAGTCGGAAGAAAGCGAATGGAAAATATTTTTTTTAGGCTCGGATGAGCAGACAATTACTACAGCAATTAAAAAAATAAAATCTGATTTCCCTGAACTGAAAATTGCAGGACACCTGAACGGGTTTGAAGATATTAATGATTCAACTGTTAAAAAAATAAATGAAAGTACGGCAAATATATTGTGGGTGGGTCTTGGTTCACTTCGCCAGGAAAAATGGATAGTTGATAATATTAACAGTCTTAATTGTAATGTTATTCAATCCGTTGGTGATTTGTTCGGAAGTCTTGCCGGGAAACGTTTCCGGGGTCCGGTGCTATTTCAAAAACTCGGACTTGAATGGATGTTCAGATTGATTCAGCATCCGATCAAATATTTTGACAGGTACGCAATCGGAGTTCCCGTATTTTTCTTTATGATCTTAAAACAAATTCTTAGCCGTAATGATAAATCCATTTCAAATGACTGA
- a CDS encoding T9SS type A sorting domain-containing protein — MKLVCRISIAVSVLLITLTNVSNGQNSFSKIKNNKPLPVELVYFYATVISNGVQLNFGTATETNNYGFDVERSDSAFNFSAIGFVEGNGNSNSPKHYQYIDTLVEMTGVVHYRLKQIDFTGSFEYSDTVVVDFISSVELIDDEIPGEFYLSNAYPNPFNHQTKIEFSIPYVSTITLEVFNSSGEIVNRVLTDSFPAGTYSTTIDLKEAVSGMYFVRLSSDNHSSVIKVILLK, encoded by the coding sequence ATGAAATTAGTTTGCAGGATATCAATAGCGGTTTCAGTATTATTAATCACGCTGACAAATGTAAGCAACGGACAAAACTCATTCTCCAAAATAAAAAATAATAAACCGCTGCCGGTTGAACTGGTTTATTTCTATGCTACGGTAATCAGTAACGGTGTTCAGCTTAATTTTGGCACTGCTACTGAAACCAATAATTATGGCTTTGATGTAGAACGATCTGATTCAGCTTTTAACTTTTCGGCGATCGGTTTTGTGGAAGGCAACGGAAATAGTAATTCCCCGAAACACTATCAGTACATTGACACACTTGTTGAAATGACTGGTGTAGTCCATTACCGACTGAAGCAGATTGATTTTACAGGTTCGTTTGAATATTCTGATACTGTTGTGGTTGATTTCATTTCATCGGTAGAATTAATTGATGATGAAATCCCGGGAGAATTTTATCTATCGAATGCTTATCCCAATCCATTTAATCACCAGACGAAGATTGAATTTTCAATTCCTTATGTATCAACAATTACGCTTGAGGTGTTTAATTCTTCAGGAGAAATTGTCAATAGGGTTTTGACAGATTCATTCCCGGCAGGTACATACTCAACTACTATTGATTTAAAGGAAGCTGTATCAGGAATGTATTTTGTAAGGTTAAGTTCAGATAATCATTCTTCAGTAATAAAAGTTATTCTACTCAAGTAA
- a CDS encoding HAD family hydrolase encodes MPKFKGIIFDIDGTLTSTNELIFASFNFITNKYLGKNLTPKEIIALFGPTEDVILKDWCGDNYNTAREEYYSFYRDNHHMADLYPGIKEVLESIKQKNIPISIYTGKGRDSAIITLSQLGIINYFNMIVTGDDVAEHKPSPEGINKFVVEYNLNPDDVLMIGDAVSDIKAARAAGVSIASVLWDSYSKSEVIKHKSDYVFHSVDELKEMLEKNI; translated from the coding sequence ATGCCGAAATTTAAGGGGATAATTTTTGATATAGATGGAACGCTCACATCAACAAATGAACTGATATTCGCTTCTTTCAATTTTATCACAAATAAATATCTCGGGAAAAATCTTACTCCGAAAGAGATCATTGCATTGTTCGGTCCGACAGAGGATGTAATACTCAAAGACTGGTGCGGTGATAATTATAACACAGCCCGCGAGGAATACTATTCTTTTTACAGGGATAATCATCATATGGCTGATTTGTATCCCGGCATTAAGGAAGTGCTTGAATCAATAAAGCAAAAAAATATTCCGATCTCCATTTACACCGGTAAGGGTCGTGATTCTGCAATCATTACATTAAGTCAGCTTGGAATAATAAATTATTTCAATATGATAGTAACAGGTGACGATGTTGCGGAGCATAAACCTTCTCCTGAAGGTATTAATAAATTTGTTGTAGAGTATAATTTAAATCCTGATGATGTTTTAATGATCGGCGATGCCGTTTCCGATATTAAAGCTGCACGCGCTGCTGGGGTTAGTATTGCTTCGGTATTATGGGATAGTTATTCCAAATCGGAAGTTATTAAACACAAAAGCGATTATGTTTTTCATTCAGTGGATGAATTGAAAGAGATGCTGGAGAAAAATATTTAA
- a CDS encoding PQQ-binding-like beta-propeller repeat protein gives MKKFYLLLFFLSFAATIYSQNKTAWIFDPQAGSESNDMKFREILSNISQRNDIENIIVTGNISLNSSEEQFLSLKAVTDTIEKKFYFIPGTNDYNWLNGNSEIFKNIFNDDKFYLKQNDAVFIGMTSAIERRGEGGHFRREDLEWLKSLSDTFPDNIPVILFLNQPLNQTVDNWFKVTNALLNKNVLFILSSEGDETKATTVNSVITINAKGFTSKNKEWSYFILDTSDDTLQLIESFKSGKENTIINQSINSPASFNVIDSIDFVSWESQLMWKYDLNNSINNSLVVKDDLIFASTPDGEITCLTRSGQVKWKTKIGGSSINNLVKEGDLLVTGTLEGDLISLNANTGDVFLTIGVGEPITSRLTSASIEVPEGKIRVVILGTVNGNVYCYNIYSFELLWQNSSATDMIESEPMVINNRIIFGSWDSNLYCVDSRSGILNWKWSSGNNFYFAPARCTPVSDGKNVFITSPDKNVYAIDLLLGTLNWKKEFSAWESAGISQDKKQVYIKSFRDKLNIISSADGKLIKELDLKNGFDTTPLEIKVWNENILLPLKNGTLLLVDKSYNQKKIMFTGNSRLNQVFHFYDDVFVTSNSDGIIYCFNLKK, from the coding sequence ATGAAAAAATTTTATCTTCTGTTATTCTTTCTCTCTTTTGCCGCAACAATCTATTCGCAGAATAAAACCGCGTGGATATTTGACCCGCAGGCAGGCTCAGAGAGTAACGATATGAAGTTCCGGGAAATTCTTTCGAATATATCTCAACGAAATGATATAGAGAATATCATAGTCACCGGGAACATTTCTTTGAACAGTAGTGAAGAACAATTTTTGTCTCTTAAAGCTGTCACTGATACAATAGAGAAAAAATTTTATTTTATCCCCGGCACCAACGACTATAACTGGCTAAATGGTAATTCAGAAATTTTCAAAAATATATTTAATGATGATAAGTTTTATTTAAAACAAAATGATGCTGTATTTATAGGAATGACTTCCGCAATTGAACGGCGCGGTGAGGGCGGGCATTTCAGACGTGAAGACCTCGAGTGGTTAAAATCGCTCAGCGATACTTTTCCCGATAATATTCCTGTTATACTTTTTCTGAATCAACCATTGAATCAGACTGTCGACAACTGGTTCAAGGTGACAAATGCACTATTGAATAAAAATGTCTTGTTCATTTTATCTTCTGAAGGTGATGAAACGAAAGCAACAACAGTAAATAGTGTAATAACGATTAATGCAAAAGGCTTCACTTCGAAGAATAAGGAGTGGAGTTATTTTATTCTGGACACTTCTGATGATACTCTGCAATTAATAGAATCGTTCAAATCGGGGAAAGAAAACACAATTATAAACCAGTCAATAAATTCTCCCGCTTCATTCAATGTGATAGATTCAATTGATTTCGTTAGCTGGGAGAGCCAACTGATGTGGAAATATGATTTGAATAACTCGATTAATAATTCTCTTGTAGTTAAGGATGATCTGATATTTGCTTCAACACCTGACGGAGAAATAACCTGCCTGACAAGATCAGGGCAAGTAAAATGGAAAACTAAAATAGGCGGCAGCTCGATCAACAATCTTGTTAAAGAAGGTGATCTGCTTGTAACCGGCACTTTGGAAGGAGATCTCATTTCACTTAACGCTAATACGGGAGATGTTTTCCTTACAATCGGAGTTGGAGAACCGATAACTTCACGCTTAACAAGTGCGTCCATAGAAGTACCGGAAGGAAAAATCCGGGTAGTGATTTTGGGAACAGTTAACGGCAATGTTTACTGCTACAATATTTATTCATTTGAGTTGTTATGGCAGAACAGTTCAGCCACTGACATGATTGAATCTGAACCGATGGTTATTAACAACAGGATTATTTTCGGGAGCTGGGATTCCAATCTTTATTGTGTAGACAGCAGAAGCGGAATCTTAAACTGGAAATGGTCGTCCGGAAATAATTTTTATTTTGCGCCTGCCAGATGCACACCGGTGAGTGACGGAAAAAATGTATTTATAACATCGCCTGATAAAAATGTTTATGCAATTGATTTACTTCTCGGCACATTAAACTGGAAAAAGGAATTTAGTGCATGGGAATCTGCTGGAATCAGCCAGGATAAAAAACAAGTATATATTAAATCATTCCGTGACAAACTTAATATCATTTCCTCGGCTGATGGGAAGCTTATAAAAGAACTTGATCTGAAAAACGGGTTTGATACAACACCATTAGAGATTAAAGTATGGAATGAAAATATTTTACTCCCATTAAAAAATGGTACTCTGCTTCTGGTGGATAAATCATATAATCAAAAGAAAATAATGTTTACCGGGAACTCAAGATTAAACCAGGTATTTCACTTTTACGATGATGTTTTTGTTACATCAAATTCTGATGGAATAATTTATTGTTTCAATCTTAAAAAATGA
- a CDS encoding class I SAM-dependent rRNA methyltransferase → MSYPKIFLKKNEDRRIRSGHLWIFSNEIEKTDGNPESGDIVSVYDHRDEIVAQGFYNKNSLISVRILSRNIIDDLQKLFADRLANAYKLRKSFYPSRDSFRLVFSESDYLPGLIIDKYNKTFVLQVYSAGMEKNIQLIIRILKDEYSAENIFAMNEEHFRVMEGLSTDNTIYYGKIDNEIIEDGSIKYKVDFASGHKTGFYFDQSDNRFFIEKICKEKSVLDAFCNSGGFGLHSLKSGADRVTFVDSSAAAIELVKVNLELNMFTDKYDLVTSDVFDYLSDCINGNKNFDVVMIDPPAFAKNKKNINQAKKGYEKLNRLALTLINNYGFLVTSSCSYHLPESEFISIINSAAVKTGREIQLIHFNRASFDHPALPAMHETSYLKFAIFMVR, encoded by the coding sequence TTGAGTTATCCTAAAATATTTTTGAAAAAGAACGAAGACCGAAGAATCAGATCGGGTCATTTATGGATTTTCAGCAACGAGATCGAAAAAACAGATGGCAATCCTGAAAGCGGAGATATTGTTTCAGTATATGATCATCGTGATGAAATAGTTGCGCAGGGATTTTACAATAAAAATTCTCTCATATCAGTCCGGATCCTCAGCCGCAATATCATCGATGATCTTCAAAAACTGTTTGCAGATAGATTAGCTAATGCTTATAAGTTGAGAAAATCTTTTTATCCTTCAAGAGATTCATTCAGATTAGTATTCAGTGAAAGTGATTATTTGCCGGGACTGATTATCGACAAATACAATAAGACATTTGTGCTGCAGGTTTATTCTGCCGGGATGGAGAAAAATATACAGTTAATTATCCGGATACTTAAAGATGAATACAGCGCAGAAAATATCTTCGCAATGAATGAAGAACATTTCAGGGTAATGGAAGGATTATCAACTGATAACACGATTTATTATGGTAAGATTGATAATGAAATAATCGAGGATGGATCAATAAAATATAAAGTTGATTTTGCAAGTGGTCACAAAACCGGATTTTATTTTGATCAGTCGGATAACAGATTTTTTATAGAAAAAATATGTAAAGAAAAATCTGTACTGGATGCTTTCTGTAATTCAGGAGGATTTGGACTGCACTCACTTAAAAGCGGTGCGGACAGAGTGACTTTTGTTGACTCGTCTGCAGCAGCGATAGAATTGGTTAAAGTCAATCTTGAACTGAATATGTTCACTGATAAATATGATCTTGTAACCAGTGATGTGTTTGACTACTTATCAGACTGCATAAATGGAAATAAAAATTTTGATGTGGTTATGATCGATCCGCCGGCATTCGCCAAGAACAAAAAAAATATTAACCAGGCTAAAAAAGGATATGAAAAGCTTAACAGGCTGGCGTTAACATTAATTAACAATTATGGTTTTCTGGTAACATCATCTTGTTCTTATCATCTGCCGGAGAGTGAATTTATATCAATAATAAACTCAGCAGCTGTTAAAACAGGGAGAGAAATTCAATTAATTCATTTCAACAGGGCATCCTTTGATCATCCGGCTTTACCTGCTATGCATGAAACTTCGTACCTTAAGTTTGCTATTTTCATGGTCAGGTAA
- a CDS encoding AAA family ATPase translates to MNEIGKVIVGQKAMVERLVIGLLGNGHILLEGVPGLAKTLAIKTLASSMKAGFQRIQFTPDLLPADLIGTMIYNQKEGNFFIRKGPIFSNFILADEINRAPAKVQSALLEAMQERQVTIGEQTFKLDEPFLVLATQNPIEQEGTYPLPEAQVDRFMLKVKITYPSREEELKIVRQNINDEAAEVKPVITPADIINGRKLVGEVYIDEKIEKYILDIVFATRSPKTFGLQNLTNIISYGASPRASINLALGAKAMAFIKRRGYVIPEDVRSICYDVLRHRIAVTYEAEAEEITTENVISEILNKIEVP, encoded by the coding sequence ATGAATGAAATCGGCAAAGTGATTGTCGGACAAAAGGCAATGGTAGAAAGACTTGTAATTGGATTACTCGGCAACGGTCATATACTATTGGAAGGCGTTCCAGGGCTTGCCAAAACCCTTGCAATAAAAACACTCGCTTCATCAATGAAAGCAGGATTTCAAAGAATCCAATTTACTCCTGATCTTCTGCCTGCCGATCTTATAGGCACGATGATTTATAATCAGAAAGAGGGAAACTTTTTCATACGGAAAGGTCCCATCTTTTCAAACTTTATACTTGCAGATGAAATCAACCGTGCGCCTGCCAAAGTACAAAGCGCATTGCTTGAAGCTATGCAGGAACGACAGGTAACTATTGGTGAGCAGACATTTAAACTGGATGAACCGTTTCTTGTTCTTGCTACACAAAATCCTATTGAGCAGGAAGGAACTTATCCTTTACCCGAAGCACAGGTTGACAGGTTTATGTTGAAAGTGAAAATAACATATCCGTCAAGAGAAGAAGAATTAAAAATTGTAAGACAGAATATTAATGACGAAGCAGCGGAGGTTAAACCCGTAATAACTCCGGCTGATATAATCAACGGAAGAAAATTAGTCGGTGAAGTTTACATCGATGAAAAAATTGAAAAGTATATCCTGGATATTGTATTTGCTACGCGTAGCCCAAAAACATTCGGACTTCAAAATCTTACGAACATTATAAGTTATGGTGCATCACCCCGTGCAAGTATAAATCTTGCACTTGGCGCAAAAGCCATGGCATTTATTAAACGGCGCGGTTATGTTATTCCTGAAGATGTTCGTTCGATATGTTATGATGTACTCCGTCACCGTATCGCAGTCACTTATGAAGCTGAAGCAGAAGAAATAACAACTGAGAATGTTATCAGCGAAATCCTGAACAAGATAGAAGTACCGTAA
- a CDS encoding DUF58 domain-containing protein, with amino-acid sequence MIGKELLKQVRQIEIRTRGLVNQVFSGEYHSVFKGRGMEFSEVREYQFGDDIRNIDWNVTARFGHPFIKIFEEERELTVILMVDLSGSLIFGSIEKTKQRIAAELSAILAFSALKNNDKVGLILFTDKIEKFVPPRKGKKHVLRIIREVLSFRPEGKTTNLKSALEYMNNAVKKKSIVFLLSDFMDSGYDKILSVVGKKHDLIGVVINDKREKYIPKLGLVKFVDAETGEQRWIDTSSRNFQISMEELRKRNEQSMKSLFMKTRLDSIIVQTGEDYVKPLVQFFKMRERRW; translated from the coding sequence ATGATAGGCAAAGAACTTCTTAAACAGGTCAGGCAAATTGAGATACGTACCAGAGGACTTGTTAACCAGGTTTTTTCGGGTGAGTACCATTCTGTCTTCAAAGGAAGAGGAATGGAATTTTCGGAAGTACGTGAATATCAGTTCGGTGATGATATAAGAAATATTGACTGGAATGTTACCGCACGCTTCGGGCATCCTTTCATAAAAATATTTGAAGAGGAACGTGAGCTTACTGTGATTTTAATGGTTGATCTCAGCGGCTCACTTATCTTTGGAAGTATCGAAAAAACCAAGCAAAGAATTGCTGCTGAGCTGAGTGCGATTCTTGCTTTTTCTGCTTTAAAGAACAATGACAAAGTCGGGCTGATTTTGTTCACCGATAAAATCGAAAAGTTTGTGCCTCCAAGAAAAGGGAAGAAACATGTGCTCAGAATTATACGTGAAGTACTCTCATTCAGACCTGAAGGGAAAACCACAAATCTAAAAAGCGCACTTGAATACATGAATAATGCTGTCAAAAAGAAAAGCATCGTCTTTCTTCTTTCAGATTTTATGGATAGCGGTTATGATAAGATTTTAAGTGTCGTTGGTAAAAAGCATGACCTTATTGGTGTCGTCATCAATGACAAACGTGAAAAATATATACCCAAACTAGGACTTGTAAAATTTGTAGATGCTGAAACAGGTGAACAACGCTGGATAGATACAAGCAGCCGGAATTTCCAGATCTCGATGGAAGAATTACGTAAACGAAATGAACAGTCAATGAAATCTTTGTTTATGAAAACAAGACTCGATAGTATTATTGTTCAGACAGGTGAAGATTATGTAAAACCTCTTGTTCAGTTTTTTAAAATGCGTGAGAGAAGATGGTGA
- a CDS encoding VWA domain-containing protein, which yields MFSDVTFAYPWVLYLLLIIPLMLFWYFFKGKKNEPSITFSSINIIRTEKTTIREKLRHLPIILRGIIVALVIIALARPQTFSSGENIYSEGIDIAMVLDISGSMLAEDLKPNRLEAAKGVIDKFVQGRTTDRIGLVIFAREAFTQCPLTVDYSVLRGLLGDIKSGMVEDGTAIGNAIANGVNRLKESEAKSRIIILLTDGVNNSGEVDPISAAQIAQTYGIRIYTIGVGTRGEAPYPVQTPFGIRYQMVPVEIDEDVLKKISTSTDGQYFRATNNRTLAEIYDKINQLEKTRVEITSYRNAKELFYPWLGAGILLLLFEAGLARTLLKKLP from the coding sequence ATGTTTAGTGATGTTACATTTGCATATCCATGGGTTCTTTATCTTTTGCTGATAATACCGCTGATGCTGTTCTGGTATTTCTTTAAAGGTAAAAAAAATGAACCTTCAATAACGTTCTCTTCAATCAATATTATCCGCACTGAAAAAACTACAATAAGAGAGAAGCTCAGACATCTGCCAATAATTTTACGCGGAATTATAGTAGCACTTGTTATAATTGCTTTAGCCAGACCTCAGACATTTTCATCGGGTGAAAATATTTACAGCGAAGGAATTGATATTGCAATGGTGCTGGATATTTCCGGCAGTATGCTTGCAGAAGATCTAAAACCAAACAGGCTTGAAGCGGCTAAAGGTGTAATCGATAAATTTGTCCAGGGCAGAACTACTGACAGAATCGGTCTGGTTATTTTTGCCAGGGAAGCATTTACGCAATGTCCGCTCACAGTCGATTATTCGGTGCTTCGGGGACTTTTAGGTGATATTAAAAGCGGAATGGTTGAAGATGGTACGGCAATAGGCAATGCAATTGCAAACGGTGTAAACAGGCTTAAAGAAAGCGAAGCTAAAAGCAGAATAATTATTTTATTGACTGATGGTGTTAACAACAGCGGCGAAGTTGATCCGATTTCTGCTGCACAGATAGCCCAGACGTACGGTATCAGGATTTATACTATTGGAGTCGGAACAAGAGGTGAAGCACCATATCCTGTTCAAACTCCATTTGGAATAAGATACCAGATGGTTCCTGTTGAGATTGATGAAGATGTATTGAAAAAAATTTCTACTTCAACTGATGGTCAGTATTTCAGAGCGACGAATAACAGGACCCTTGCTGAGATTTATGATAAGATAAATCAGCTTGAAAAAACGAGGGTCGAAATTACATCTTACAGAAACGCTAAAGAACTTTTTTATCCATGGCTTGGTGCGGGAATTCTTCTTTTATTATTTGAAGCTGGACTCGCAAGAACTTTACTAAAAAAATTACCTTAG
- a CDS encoding VWA domain-containing protein produces MFRFAHPEYLNALYLLPVLILLYWYLQIARNRLIKNFADEKLHKTLLPSFSSLKRHTKFGLVMLALLFLITAISNPQVGSRLQEVKQTGIDVIICLDVSYSMMAEDIKPNRMEKAKFQIANLIKKLKGDRIGLIVFSGAAYVQIPLTTDYSAANLFLSAVDVSSVPQQGTSISSAIALATKSFDQKTETEKAIIVITDGEDHEGDIEAALSEAVTAGIKIFTIGLGSTTGVPIPVYDRNGQSAGFKTDNSGNTVLTKLNESILQDIASKANGVYYRGTNYDDNLDQIYDKLSSLEKSEFGTKKVTDYEDRFYYFLIPALLLLVMEFFISERKSAMFGKLSSVVFNSSKVGKNENV; encoded by the coding sequence ATGTTTAGATTTGCACATCCGGAATATTTAAATGCTCTTTATCTTTTACCAGTATTGATCCTGCTGTACTGGTATCTGCAAATAGCCCGGAACAGATTAATAAAAAATTTCGCTGATGAAAAACTGCATAAGACTCTTCTGCCTTCGTTCAGTTCATTGAAACGTCACACCAAATTTGGATTGGTAATGCTTGCTTTGCTTTTCTTAATAACGGCTATTTCAAACCCGCAGGTAGGCAGCAGACTGCAGGAAGTAAAGCAGACAGGAATAGATGTGATCATTTGCCTGGATGTATCATACAGTATGATGGCTGAGGATATAAAACCTAACAGGATGGAGAAAGCAAAATTTCAAATAGCGAACCTGATAAAAAAATTGAAAGGGGACAGAATAGGGCTGATAGTTTTTTCAGGTGCAGCTTATGTCCAGATTCCTTTAACAACAGATTACTCTGCGGCTAATCTATTCTTGTCAGCGGTTGATGTCAGTTCTGTACCGCAGCAGGGCACTTCGATCAGTTCGGCGATTGCACTCGCGACAAAATCATTTGACCAAAAAACAGAAACTGAAAAAGCAATCATTGTTATAACTGATGGAGAAGATCACGAAGGTGATATCGAAGCGGCTTTGTCAGAAGCTGTTACTGCGGGAATAAAAATATTTACCATTGGTTTAGGTTCAACAACAGGTGTACCCATTCCTGTGTATGACAGGAATGGTCAGTCTGCCGGATTTAAAACAGATAACAGCGGAAATACTGTCCTGACAAAACTGAACGAAAGTATTTTACAGGACATCGCCTCAAAAGCTAATGGTGTTTATTACAGAGGTACAAATTATGATGATAACCTTGACCAGATTTACGATAAACTATCGTCACTGGAAAAATCTGAGTTCGGTACAAAAAAAGTGACTGATTACGAAGACAGGTTTTATTATTTTTTAATACCTGCTCTCTTACTGTTGGTGATGGAATTTTTTATTTCAGAAAGAAAATCTGCTATGTTCGGAAAACTTAGCAGTGTGGTTTTCAACAGTTCAAAGGTTGGCAAGAATGAAAATGTATAA
- a CDS encoding tetratricopeptide repeat protein — MYKLLFFSVVIILFGCTISIHAQSLRTLNNDGVDNYKEGKYTDAEVNFKKGHEKEPGYVTTFNLGDAYYKQKRYDEAIKSYENALTQHDDKEFKSKVHHNIGNSYLQSQKYKESIQAYKEALKLNPDDNETKYNLSYALSMLNDQQNKQQQKDDQNKNDQNKDQQKDQDNKNQDQQKQNNENKGQNDQNRPDQNQTTKQDNLKQPQQNKISKAEAERILNALKNSEQDLQKKLRKQKGTPVKTEKDW; from the coding sequence ATGTATAAGCTATTATTTTTCTCTGTTGTAATTATTTTATTCGGTTGTACGATAAGCATTCACGCTCAGTCTCTCAGAACACTTAATAATGATGGTGTGGATAATTATAAAGAGGGTAAGTACACTGATGCCGAAGTGAATTTTAAGAAAGGTCATGAGAAGGAACCCGGTTATGTAACCACATTTAATCTTGGTGACGCATATTACAAACAGAAACGATATGACGAAGCAATCAAATCATACGAGAATGCTTTAACACAGCACGACGATAAAGAATTTAAATCGAAAGTTCATCATAATATCGGTAATTCATATTTACAGTCTCAAAAGTACAAAGAAAGCATTCAGGCTTATAAAGAGGCGCTCAAGCTTAATCCTGACGATAATGAAACTAAGTATAATTTATCCTATGCATTATCGATGTTAAATGATCAGCAGAATAAGCAGCAACAAAAAGATGATCAGAATAAAAATGATCAGAACAAAGATCAGCAGAAAGATCAGGACAATAAAAACCAGGATCAGCAGAAACAGAACAATGAAAACAAAGGACAGAATGATCAAAACAGACCTGATCAGAATCAAACAACAAAGCAGGATAATCTTAAACAGCCTCAGCAGAATAAAATATCAAAAGCTGAAGCTGAGCGTATATTGAATGCTCTGAAAAACAGCGAACAGGATCTGCAGAAGAAATTAAGAAAGCAGAAAGGCACCCCTGTTAAAACGGAAAAAGACTGGTGA